The uncultured Desulfatiglans sp. DNA window ACGGTCATCGATTTCGTGATCGTCGCCTTCGTGATCTTTCTCTTTGTAAAGGGCATCAATTCCATGAAAAAGAAAGAAGAGGCAGCGCCTGCCGCTCCCCCCGAGCCATCCGCTGAAGAGAAGCTTCTTGTCGAGATCCGCGATTTGCTCAAAAAGCGCGCTTGAAGGTTGGCCGTCGCGGAAAGGATAGTTTTTTGCTCTTAATATATTGATATATCAAAGACTTTTTTAGGTTTCAGATTTATTGCGGATTTTGTTGACATCGGATTGAGACAGCCTTAAATTGTCGCATTTAATATAGCGGGCTGGTTTCGGGCCTCTCCTGGGGTGCGGAGTGAGCCCGCTGTTTTGTAGGGGGATGGCGTGAAGCGGAATTTCCAATGGGAATTTTCGCTGCCGGCCTAGATCGTATCCAATCGGAAATGATTTCCCGGTAGAACCCAGTTTCCAATCCGGAAATGAGGATTTTTGACCAATATCAAGGAAATCAAGCGTTTGCGCGGAGGCGACCTGCAGGTCGCCGCACAAGCAAACGTGCAGATTGACGCCGAGATTGGCCAAAAAGACCATTTCCGGANGGAAATCAAGCGTTTGCGCGGAGGCGACCTGCAGGTCGCCGCACAAGCAAACGTGCAGATTGACGCCGAGATTGGCCAAAAAGACCATTTCCGGATGGATCTAGATCACGCGATCCTGAAAGGGGCGAGTCACACCGAGTTCGACCATGCTCCAAATCTTCAGAGCTTGGCAGGAGGTGGACCATGCTGATCAAAGACTATTACGAGGAATACATCAATGAGAATGGTAAAGAGGTTTTTGCCTCATTCGGCACTAACCGCGTACCCCGAAGGCTCAAGATTTCAATCGAGCGGGCTGCTGCAGGGCGGCCGTCTGTTTGACAAGATGGTCCATCCTCTGGCGGCGTATTTGGGTCTGCTGCTCATTCTGTCGAGCCTTGCAGTTGTGGCGGCCGCAGGCCTTTATTATGCCGAAGAGATCACCCTCGCGAGGGACAAGCTCCGCCAGAATCCATGGGGCGAGGTATTTTTCCTTTCGGGGCTTTTTTTTGTGCTGATCAATGGGTCCATTTTGATCTGGCGTATCGTGCTGTTCCGCCGCTACCGGCCGGTCGAGGCGTGTGTGGATGAATCTCTGCCGCGCTGCACGGTGATCGTTCCGGCTTACAACGAAGGCAGGCAGGTGATGGGGACGCTGCTGA harbors:
- a CDS encoding hypothetical protein (Evidence 5 : Unknown function) yields the protein MVFLANLGVNLHVCLCGDLQVASAQTLDFXPEMVFLANLGVNLHVCLCGDLQVASAQTLDFLDIGQKSSFPDWKLGSTGKSFPIGYDLGRQRKFPLEIPLHAIPLQNSGLTPHPRRGPKPARYIKCDNLRLSQSDVNKIRNKSET